The nucleotide window GTAGCGATCTACGGCGGTGGAATCATCGCAGCCGAGACGGCCTCGTCTCTGCAAGCCGACGGACACATGGTCACGCTGGTCTCCCGCAGTTCAGTTCCCGGCGTCGGAGCGTTTGGGGCGCCCGTGGCTGAGCGCCTCGCCGCCGACCATGCCGCCAAGGTGCAGGCCCGATTCGGTCGCACTCTCCAGCATGTCGACGAAACAGAATCCGGTGTCACCATCACCCTCAACGACGGAAATCCCGTCGTGGCTGACTTCCTTCTCCTCGCGCTCGGCACGACGCCCGCAGCCCCGTCACCGTGGACGAACGGTATCGACGTCGACGATCACCTCCGCGCCGCGGCAGACCACGTCTACGCAGCCGGAGGCGTGGCCACGCACCACGACGAAGCACTGGACGCCTGGCGCATCGACCATTGGGAAGACGCCGCCGCACAGGGTGCGCATGCCGCGCAGGCCGCATTGCACGACCTCGGCATTAGCGACGATCCGGGCGCCTACCTGCCACGCAGCCCTTACATGGCAATGGTCTACGGTCAGATGATCTCCGGAGTCGGGTACACAGCCGGCGCAGACGCCCACCTGGAAGCCGGTGAGGAGTTCATCGTCCGCCACGAGATCGACGGCATCGTCGTCGGCGTCACTGGCATCGACGCAGTCGGCACCGTCTACCAGTGGGGGCAGCAGCTCCACGGCGTGCGGGCATAGGCAATGGCGGGAGACTGTATTAGGCAGATCCCACGGTGGGGCTTCGTGCTCTCGCTGGCAGCGACCATTCTCATGATGGCCGCTGCCAGCGCGCCGTCCTTGTTCTACCCCCAGATCGCCGAACGGCTCGGACTCATCCCCGTCGCCACCACACTCGTGTTCGCGGTCTACACCTTCACCCTCCTGGCCGCGCTGCTCTACCTCGGACCACTCTCCGACCACGTCGGCCGACGTCCGGTCGTGGCCGCCGGTTCTTTGGCGCTGGCGCTGAGCGTGGCCATGTTCTGGTTCGCCGGTAGCCTCGCGGCGCTCCTGGTCGCCCGAGCCTTGCAAGGGCTCGCAGCGGGTCTGCTGATCCCGGCGCTGTCGGCGATGATGATCGACTTCGAGTCCCCGTCACATCGGAACATCGCAGCCCTGTGGAACACGATCGGCCCAATGATTGGCCTTGGGGCCGGGGCTCTCGGTGCTGCACTTCTCCTCGATCTCACCTCCGAACCGACAACTGCCGTCTTCGGGTCGCTCGTGCTTGCCTTCCTCATCGTGGCAACGGTCGTGTGGAGCACACCGGAACTGGCCCCGAAGACCCAGATACGACGTGGCGACCTCCGTCCGCGGTTCACCGTGCCACCGCACCTACGCCGCATGTTCACCGCCGGAGTGCCCGTGATCATCGCCGGGTGGGCGACCAACGGACTCTTCCTTGCTCTCGGAGCCGACCTCGTCGGCAGTGAGCTTGGGGGCTCCACGCACACCCAAGCTGGGATCGTCCTCTTCGCACTGGCGATCTCCGGAGTCACCGCCTCCTCCGTCCTACAGCGGCGTTCCGCCCGCACCATCAGCCTGTATGCGACCAGTGCCCTGGCGTTCGGCACCGCAGTGAGCATCGGCGCCCTCGCACTCGGTTCCTACCCAGCCTATGTCGCCTCGGTCGCGATCGTCGGTTCCGGGTTCGGCACAGCGTTCCTCGGGGTACTGCGCACACTCATGCCCCACACGGCATCGTCGGAACGCGCCGCCGTGATGGCTGTGATCTACACAGTTGCCTACCTGGCATTCGGCGTGCCCACCATCGTCGCCGGATTGCTCGTGCCGGTGCTCACCCTGTCGGGGACGATGACGATCCTCGGTGCGATCATCATCGCCCTCAGCCTCGTCGCCACCGTCCTGCGCCTGCGCATCCCGCACCCGGCCGCAGGCCCGGCAGAGACTGACGACTTCCCCGAGCCTCCCACCGGCTCTCACCGCCGATCCGCACCCGACCGAGAGGAGCAGCCATGACCTACGTGATCGCGCTTCCCTGCGTGGACGTCAAGGACCGCGCCTGCATCGACGAATGTCCTGTCGACTGCATCTACGAGGGCGAACGCTCGCTCTACATCCACCCCGACGAATGCGTCGACTGCGGAGCCTGCGAACCGGTCTGCCCCGTCGAGGCCATCTACTACGAAGACGACCTGCCCGACGAATGGTCTGACTACTCCAAGGCCAACGTCGAGTTCTTCGACGAGTTGGGTTCTCCCGGAGGAGCCGCGAAGACCGGACCGACGGGCTTCGACCATCCCCTCATCGCCGCATTGCCCATCCAACACGAGCAGACCCTCTGAGAAGGGGCTTCCGATTGATCCATACCGACACAACACACAATCCTTGACTAGTACCCCCTAGGGGTATATGGTAGGCATATTGATGAAAGGAAATGACATGCAGAGGAGACTGCGAACAGGACTGGCAGCGGGAGCGCTCGGAGTGGCGCTCGTGCTCGCCGGTTGCGCCAGCGGAGCAGACGACGACCAGCAGACCGACCCTTCGGCTACTGAGGAGCATCAGGGCCACGGCGGCAACAACGCAGAAAGCGGTGATGAGGAGATGGAGCACCCGATGGACGGCGGACCGGCACCCGAGGGTATCGCCGAAGCCAGTGAGCCCACCTACCCTGTCGGTACCGAGGTGCAGCTCACGGCCGACCACATGGAAGGCATGGAAGGGGCTACAGCAACGATTTCCGGCGCATTCGACACGTACACGTACTCCGTGAACTACACGCCCGCAGGTGGCGGCGACCCCGTCACTGATCACAAGTGGGTCGTGCAGGAAGAAATTGAGGATGCCGGCGACGAGCGTCTGGCCGACGGCACAGAGGTGACTCTGCTCGCCGAGCACATGGAAGGCATGGAAGGCGTAAAGGCCACCATCGCTTCGTCCACCGATGAGACGGTCTACATGGTCGACTACGAGACGGACGGCATGAAGATGACGAACCACAAGTGGGTCGTCGAGAGCGAGATCCAACCAGCGTCCTGAGCCGACGTTCGCTTGCCCGGCCACCGGGTGAGCGGCAATCGGCCTGGCTCGATGACGGAGGAGAGGAATCATGACGGACCCGAACTCACACCAGCACCACGGTCACGAAACCGATACACCCGCCCACGGCGAGCATCACCACGGGTCTGTGTCCGCGCACGCCTCGGCGGATGCGCACGGCACGCGCGAGGGTCAGCACACCGGGCATCAGGGCCACGCCATGGACCACGGGCAGCACTCAGGCCACACGGGCCTCGACGAGCACGGCGGCCACGATGAGCATGCCCAGCACGGTGGGCACGGAGATCACAGCGGCCATGGCGGGCACGGGGACCACGTTGGCCAGTTCCGCCGACTGTTTTGGATCAACCTCGTCATCGCCATCCCCGCGGTCGCCCTCTCACCGATGTTCGCCATGCTGCTGGGCTACGAGGTCCCCGGCTGGGCGGGCTGGGTCGCCGCGGCACTGGGCACCGTCATGTACGTCTGGGGCGGCAGGCCCTTCCTCACCGGTGCCGTCAGCGAGTTGAAGTCCCGCAAGCCCGGGATGATGCTACTCATCGCTCTGGCGATCACGGTGGCCTTCTTCGCCTCCTGGGCCGCCACGCTCGGGCTCGTCCATCACGAGCTCGAATTCTGGTGGGAACTGGCGCTGCTGATCGTCATCATGCTGCTGGGCCATTGGATCGAGATGCGCTCCCTGGCCCAGACCACCTCGGCGCTCGACTCGTTGGCGGCACTGCTGCCAGACGAGGCCGAGCGCGTCGAGGGCGAGAACGTCGTCAAGGTG belongs to Micrococcus sp. 2A and includes:
- the fdxA gene encoding ferredoxin, with the protein product MTYVIALPCVDVKDRACIDECPVDCIYEGERSLYIHPDECVDCGACEPVCPVEAIYYEDDLPDEWSDYSKANVEFFDELGSPGGAAKTGPTGFDHPLIAALPIQHEQTL
- a CDS encoding FAD-dependent oxidoreductase, whose product is MTPQHVLILGSGAAGAAAARTLASRDDVRVTLVTRTGETPYTRMLIKGIAFGQTPPEMIKLPLPQIEVIADTVLKVDTSAKQAQLTSGAQVSYDALIVATGSMPRSLPADVFGGDDAGQGRVTALHSVGDALGIRKLLTGLGRPARVAIYGGGIIAAETASSLQADGHMVTLVSRSSVPGVGAFGAPVAERLAADHAAKVQARFGRTLQHVDETESGVTITLNDGNPVVADFLLLALGTTPAAPSPWTNGIDVDDHLRAAADHVYAAGGVATHHDEALDAWRIDHWEDAAAQGAHAAQAALHDLGISDDPGAYLPRSPYMAMVYGQMISGVGYTAGADAHLEAGEEFIVRHEIDGIVVGVTGIDAVGTVYQWGQQLHGVRA
- a CDS encoding MFS transporter; amino-acid sequence: MLSLAATILMMAAASAPSLFYPQIAERLGLIPVATTLVFAVYTFTLLAALLYLGPLSDHVGRRPVVAAGSLALALSVAMFWFAGSLAALLVARALQGLAAGLLIPALSAMMIDFESPSHRNIAALWNTIGPMIGLGAGALGAALLLDLTSEPTTAVFGSLVLAFLIVATVVWSTPELAPKTQIRRGDLRPRFTVPPHLRRMFTAGVPVIIAGWATNGLFLALGADLVGSELGGSTHTQAGIVLFALAISGVTASSVLQRRSARTISLYATSALAFGTAVSIGALALGSYPAYVASVAIVGSGFGTAFLGVLRTLMPHTASSERAAVMAVIYTVAYLAFGVPTIVAGLLVPVLTLSGTMTILGAIIIALSLVATVLRLRIPHPAAGPAETDDFPEPPTGSHRRSAPDREEQP
- a CDS encoding YdhK family protein produces the protein MQRRLRTGLAAGALGVALVLAGCASGADDDQQTDPSATEEHQGHGGNNAESGDEEMEHPMDGGPAPEGIAEASEPTYPVGTEVQLTADHMEGMEGATATISGAFDTYTYSVNYTPAGGGDPVTDHKWVVQEEIEDAGDERLADGTEVTLLAEHMEGMEGVKATIASSTDETVYMVDYETDGMKMTNHKWVVESEIQPAS